One Methylorubrum extorquens genomic window, CCGAGATCACGACGGCTTGCCTGACGTGTGAATGGCGGCCGGCTCGGCCCTGGTGCGGGAGAACGACGGTGACGATGCGGACGACCTACCTCGTGCAGACCTTTATTTTGAAGCGCAAACGCCTGTGCCCCGGCGACCAGCAGGTGTCGCCGACGGTGAACGGGGCGCTGAAGCGGGCCGAAGCGATGGCCACGCGGCTGCCGGGCACCGCCGCGATCCAGATCGTGGCCGACGACGAAACAGGGGAATTGGAAAGCGCGACGATTCTCGGCCGGTTCGGCGAGGTTCCGGAAGACTTCGCCGAGACGCTGCAGGCCGCCTGACGAAAGCATCGAGAAAAGAGGCATCACATGGCTTTCAAGCCGAAATCGGCCGCGGAGACGAAAGCGCGCGACCTGGGCCTGGCGCTTGCGCGGATCGCTGAGAACGAGGGCATGCCGGCCCATGTCGGGGTGGATGCCCTGCGCCGGTCGAGCCCGCGCCTGACGCCGCTGGCGATCGGGCAGATGGTGCGCAAGCACCGCGACATTCTCGAAGGGACGCTGATCGAGCGGGGGCTGACACTCGTGGATTATGCCGACCAGGGACCGGGACGCGGCATGGAGTTCGAGGTCGCGAGCGCCTGAGGCGCATGAGTCGTGAGGCAACGCGTGCCATTCGGGTTCACGTGGCACGTTCTGTGATGACGCTTGCCGAGGTCTTGGTGAGGGCGGCGCCCGCGGGGGGGCACGCGACCATTGGGGCGGGTGCCGTCTAGGAACGATCAGGGCGCGCAGGTCTTGTCCCGGCACTTCGAGAGCCTGAGGAGGCCCGCCGTGGACGATGATCGTGTTTGGTCGTTCGAAAAGAGCCTTTGGACCGGTGACCCGGGTCATTACCGCGAACTTGTCGATGACGAGTGCCTGATGGCGCTGCCGCAGCCGCCTTACGTGCTCGGTGGCGCTCAAGCGATCGAAGCGGTCGCAGACACGCCCCGTTGGTCCGACGTCGCGTTCGACGATGGCCGGATTGCGCGTCCCCAAGAAGGCCTGATCGTCATCGCCTATTCTGTGAAAGCCTCACGGGGTGAAGAGACCTACGAGGCCCATTGCACCTCGACCTACCGGCGGCTGTCGCACGAGGAATGGCGGGTCGTCCAGCACCAGCAGACCCCGCGCATTCTCGCCCCCGTCGTTGACGAGGAACGCTGACGCGGCAGTCGCAGGGGACCCACTCGGGTTGAACGGCCGAGTGCGGATCGACCTGACCGGCTGGCTTTGGACCGGGCTGATTGAGAGGATCAGCCGGGACTGAAAGTTTCGGTCATGCGGCGAGGTCAAAAGACGAGTGCGGAGCAGGTGGTGCTCGAACTGCGCCAGATCGAGGTGCAGACAGCCCAGGCCAAGAGCTTGGCGCTGGCGTGCAAGAAGGCGGAGATCTCCGCGCAGAGTTGTTACCGGTGGCGCGAGCGGACTTTAGTGACATCATCGCGTCGACGCGCTCGATCAAAACCTCGCTTCCACCTGCCAGCGCACTTAGCCTATGCCCTCTGCAACGCTACATGATTGGCAAAGTCGAGCTGATGTTCAGTCCCGTTATGTGGTGATACGTCGGAGACCGCATGCAAGGCTGCACTATGGGATAGGTTCTCCACGGCAGCGCCCGCACGACGGAGCGGCAGTGTTGAAGGTCAAGCGGTGAGTGGCCGCCATGGCGTACGATCGCGGACGATAGCGTTGAGCGTCACCAAGAGCTTTCGCATCACCGCAACAAGGGCAACCTTCCTCGGTCGGCCGCGCTGGGTGAGCCGCTCATAGAACGGCCGGAAGGGAGAGCCTCGCCGGATCGCGATCAGCGCAGCCATGTACAGCACACCCCGAACAGATGTTCGCCCGCCTGCAATGGATCGAGTCGCCGTTGCTCTCGGCGATGAAGCGTTTGATGGCCGCCTGCACCTCGATCAGCGATCCGAATACGCCGCGCCGCAGGCGGCGTTTTGCGAGCTTGGCGAAGAAGCCCTCGACGGCGTTGAGCCACGAGGCTGAAGTCGGAGTGAACTGGAAGGTCCAGCGCGGGTGGCGGTCGAGCCAAGCACGGACCTTCGGGTGTTTGTGAACGGCGTAGTTGTCCAGGATCGCGTGGACGATTTTGCCCGCCGGAACCGCAGCCTCGACAGCGTTGAGGAAGCGGATGAACTCCTGATGCCGGTGGCGCTGCATGCAGCGGCCGATCACCTTGCCCTCTAGGACGTCCAGGGCGGCAAACAGGGTCGTCGTGCCGTGGCGCTTGTAGTCGTGGGTTGCGCGTCGTCGGCTGGCCTGGCTTCATCGGCAGCGGGTCCGACGTGCGGGCGAGCGCCTGAATTTGGCTCTTCTCGTAGACCGAGAGCACGACGGCATGGGCGGGCGGGTCGACGTAGAGCCCGACGACATCGCGCAGTTTGGCGGCGAAGGCCGGGTCGGTGGAGAGCTTGAACTGCTGGACCCGATGCGGCTGCAGCCCATGCCCACGCCAGATCCGTTGCACTGACGAGACGCTGATGGCCGCGACCTTGCTCATAGCGGCGGCCGTCCAATGCGTGGTCTCGCTGGGCGGATCTTCCTGCGTCAGAGCCACCACGCGCGTCGCCACCTCCGGCCCCAGCGCCGGGATGCGCACCAGCCGCGTCTTATCCTGCAGGAGCCCTACGACGCCGTCCTGCGCGAAGTCGGTCCTGCCAGCGCCAGACCGCCGTCTTTGAGACGCCCGCCTCACGCATGATCGCGTGCGTCCCGAGCCCATCGGCGCTTAGCAACAGGATGCGAGCCTGCCAGACGTGCTTCTGTGGCGTGTTTCGATCCGCGACCAGGGCCTCCAACCGAAGGCGATCCGCGGCGGAGAGCTTGAAAGAGATGCCACTGCGCATCCTGCGAGACTCGCAGGGGGGACTGAAACTGAAACCCCGAACGGACTCAAATGTCAGGGTTCAACACTAAGGCCTGTTGTCACTTGAGCCAATCGAGCGTTTCGGCGAGGCAGAGGACAGCGGCGAAGCTGACGGCGGTCTTCTCGTAGCGGGTGGCGACGGCGCGCCACTCCTTGAGACACGCCCATAACCGCTCGACGATGATGCGGTTGTTGTAGGCCCAGTCCGGGCAGGCGAGTTGCTCTTCGTTGCGTTTGGTCGGGATCGCGGGACGCGCACCGGTGGTCCAGATGTGCTCGCGGAAGCCGTGGCTGGAATAGCCACGGTCGCCCACGCCCCACTTGGGCACGCCGGGCAATTGGTCGAGGAGCGGAATGGCGTGAGGCAGTTCGTGGGCCTGCCCCGGAGCGATGCGGAAGGCGACGGTGCGGCCTCTCCCGTCGGCGATCACGCAGGCCTTGGTGCCATAGCCGCCACGAGAGCGGCCAAGTGCTTCACGAGCGTCTCGCTCGGCCGCAGATCCCCCCTTTTTGCTGCACCCGCCGCCTTCTGGTGAGCCCGAACGTTGCTGCCGTCGAGGAAGACCATGCCCAGCGCGACGCCGCGCTCCTGCACGCGATCGAGCAGCCGCTCCCACACCCCGGCGCGTGCCCGGCGGATGAAGATCTGTGCCGCCTGCCACCAAGGACCCAACTCCTCGGGGATGGCGCGCTACTTCGCCCCGTTCTGATGTCGCCAGAGGATCGCAGAGATCGTGCGCCGAAGCTCCTCGGGCGGTGTCTTGGCCTTCGGGCGAGAGGCCTCGATCAGCGGCTGTAACTCACCCCGCTGCGCGTCTGACAGCATCACGTCTCCTCACTGGAAAACGAGAAAACGCCAAAATTCGAAATCCGTTCAGGCGACGACAGGCCCTAGTGCGCAGGCCGCGGGGCCGTCATTGGTGGCTGGATCACGAACAAGCAGGATCCGGTTCAATTCCTCAGCCGGAAGGTGCTGACGCCCGTAGTTCGGCCGGGCGACGACGTGAAGATCGAGCCCGATAACTACCGCGTCCTCCGCTGCCCGCAGACGACGTATCGCATCATCAACAAGCCGGTCGGCAAGCGTAGCGTGCAGACCGACGACAAGCCGGCCGCGTTCGGCAAGCTCGGGCGGGACAAGTACATCGGCAGCGTGCCGACGCCGTCCTCGACGCCGTTCGGCAAGGCGACGATCTACAGCTACACGGTGCGGATGTGTAACCCGTGGGAATGGATGTTTCCGGTGGAGTACGCCGAGTCGTGGCTCGATGATTTCGAGTTCGGCTCAGAGACACGGCGCATCCCCCCGGAGCAGGCGAAGAACTCGCTTACGCGTTAGCCACTATCGAGCGCATGCGGCCCTGGATCAACAATCGGTGACTACGCGCGGCGTCCGTAGCGGCGGGGCGGCGAGTTGATCGCTACTCGCTATTTTGGCAACGGAATATGATCGTACGCGGTCAGGTCGCAAGATCGGCTATAGTCTTAGATCCAAATAATATTGGATGGAAATTTTGAGGTATATCTCGTCGCGCCAATTCGTTGCTTCGACGACACACTCCGGCTCAAATCGCCTGTATACTGATCGGCGGCCGAAAATTTCCCTCAAATGTTGTTTGATCGAAGTTGCCACCGAAGAAGATTTCCTAGGCTGGCCGCACGAAGACGTGCCTCGCGCCCGCCGATGATGTGATGGAAACGCGCTAACGGAAAGTGGAGGCAGCAATGGCACTTCCGATTGTTTTCAATAACCAGACCTATAACACTAACTTTTTGTCTCAGGACAATGATGGGGTTCAGAATAACGTTTTCGAAAATGAGGACAATAATCCGCAACCATACACCCTCAATGGCATCGTCAACGCTGTCGGCGACCCTGTTGTATTTACCTCTTCCAATGGGTCGGATCAATTCACAGCTTACGCAACAAATCTCGATAATCCAAATCAAATCGTTTTCAGCGACAATGCCGATGGATCAGGCATTGCAATCATTGCCTCGAATACGCAGCTTGTAGAGGGGGGCACTGAGACATTTTCTGAGACGAGCCTGGGTGATTACATACCTGTTTGCTTCACGACCGGCACGCAGATCCGAACGGTACGCGGTGAGATTGCGGTCGAGCATCTGCAGGCGGGTGACATAGCGATGACTGCGACCAGCACCGCGCGACCTATCGCATGGATTGGATCTCGCGAGATCGTGGCCGATAGCGGCTCGCTTCCCTTCAACCAGCAGCCGGTGCGCGTGCGCGCTGGCGCCTTCGGCGGCGGCCTTCCGGTTCGCGATCTCATCCTCTCGCCTGGTCACCCGGTGCTCGTCGGCGCGGATGCCGGCAACGAGGGCGGCGTGCTCGTGCCTGTGATGTGCCTGATCAACGGCACCAC contains:
- a CDS encoding Hint domain-containing protein, with the protein product MALPIVFNNQTYNTNFLSQDNDGVQNNVFENEDNNPQPYTLNGIVNAVGDPVVFTSSNGSDQFTAYATNLDNPNQIVFSDNADGSGIAIIASNTQLVEGGTETFSETSLGDYIPVCFTTGTQIRTVRGEIAVEHLQAGDIAMTATSTARPIAWIGSREIVADSGSLPFNQQPVRVRAGAFGGGLPVRDLILSPGHPVLVGADAGNEGGVLVPVMCLINGTTITRELVSSVTYWHVELDGHDILLAEGLPAESYIDGGDRAFFTEGLDHALHNPDFVAPGWNGRCRPVVVDGPLVEAERQRLDAVFAGSLNADCSWCADEAFLAA
- a CDS encoding adenylosuccinate synthase gives rise to the protein MAFKPKSAAETKARDLGLALARIAENEGMPAHVGVDALRRSSPRLTPLAIGQMVRKHRDILEGTLIERGLTLVDYADQGPGRGMEFEVASA
- a CDS encoding DUF4440 domain-containing protein; translation: MDDDRVWSFEKSLWTGDPGHYRELVDDECLMALPQPPYVLGGAQAIEAVADTPRWSDVAFDDGRIARPQEGLIVIAYSVKASRGEETYEAHCTSTYRRLSHEEWRVVQHQQTPRILAPVVDEER